Below is a window of Caldichromatium japonicum DNA.
GTATATTCGAGGGCGACACGTGCTATATCATCGGGGAACATCGATGCGATCCCTTGTAGATCACTCTAGGTCCTCTTCTCAATCGTGCGCATAGTGCTATGTCATATGCAAGCGAGGTTGCATAAATCGTTCACAGTCACTGACATGGCGAGGGGCTGTTCACAGTGGGTGAAGTCTGGTCATATCCTGACTTTTGCGCAGGAGTCAGGATGGAGCGGAAGATGTTATGAGATGAGCGGTGGGCACGCATTGAGCAGCTGTTACCGGGGAAGAAGAGCGATCCGGGTTGCACAGCGAGGGACAACCGGCGCGTTGTCGAAGCCGTGCTCTGGATCATGCGCACCGGCTGTCTGTGGCGCGATTTGCCAGCCGAGCTGGGCCACTGGCACCGGACATATGTGCCGGACATATGTGCGTTTCTCGCGCTGGCGCGAGAAAGGTGTTTGGGAGCGCGTGGCCGCCGCACTGCAAGGCGATGCCGACATGGAGCATCTGTTCATCGACTCGACCATCGTGCGCACCCACTCACATTCTGCTGGCGCCCCAAAAAAGCGGGCCAACAGGAAATCGGTCGCTTGCGGGGCGGGTTGACGACCAAACTGCACGTTGCGGTGGATGCCTTGGGCAATCCGCTGCGCGTCATTCTCTCGGCAGGGCAGGTCGCCGACATCGAGCAGGCCGCGGCGTTGATCCAGGACCAACCGACCGAGTGCGTCATTGCCGACAAGGGTTACGACTCGGATGCCCTTGTCGAAACGGTGACCGCACAGGGCAGCCAGGCGGTCATCCCCCCACGCTCCAACCGACTCAATCCGCGCTCGTTCAACCGGCATCTCTACAAAAACCGCAATCTGATCAAGCGCTTCTTCTGTCGCATCCAGCAATTCAGACGCATCGCCACGCGCTACGACAAGCTCGCCTCGTCTTCCCTGTCGTTCGTTTATCTGGCTTGCACCATCGCCTGATTGACTTGATTGAGAATACACTCTAGCAACCTCGCATGTCCGGGCACCAGGCCGAATGACCGCGCCGTTTTGCATCGCTAGGAGGTTATTTTATATATTGATAAGAGACACATGCTTTTGAAATTGAGTGAGCTGTCCAGATGTCGTGGGCATGGAAAGACGAGACATGAGATTGCTGTCGTTTACCGATTCGGCGCGCCTATGAGCAAAGCCCGCCGGCGGGCAAGACGTGGCTTGAGGAGACCTACCCGGACATTGCCCGGCGCGCCAAGGGCGATCTGAAGAAGGCGACCGTCAGCCACCTGCGCCGCCTTCTCAATTCCCCCCAACGCATCATGCGCTACTTTGCGCTACTTCCAGCATCCCAAGCTCCATGATGCCGCGTAATATAAATTCATTGGTTTCGGATCAATAACACCGAATCATCGGTGACA
It encodes the following:
- a CDS encoding IS5 family transposase; translated protein: MLPGKKSDPGCTARDNRRVVEAVLWIMRTGCLWRDLPAELGHWHRTYVPDICAFLALARERCLGARGRRTARRCRHGASVHRLDHRAHPLTFCWRPKKAGQQEIGRLRGGLTTKLHVAVDALGNPLRVILSAGQVADIEQAAALIQDQPTECVIADKGYDSDALVETVTAQGSQAVIPPRSNRLNPRSFNRHLYKNRNLIKRFFCRIQQFRRIATRYDKLASSSLSFVYLACTIA